One genomic region from Terasakiella sp. SH-1 encodes:
- a CDS encoding TolC family outer membrane protein, with amino-acid sequence MNLRKNFLVGVALGALTLSTQANAETLREALVKAYLNNPSLNSERASVRATDEGVSQALANWRPDVSWSGSAYRSQNENNARIGDQRKQTLTPLSSTFSVTQPIFRGFQTIAATDEAEANVMAARYNLLETEQTVLFDAVTAYSNIVRDIAVLELNKNNEQVLRRQFEATTDRFEVGELTRTDVSQAKARFAKSTADRIQSEGDLEAARAVYENVIGEVATKPLPSPLPSDIPNTIEEAIDRALKNNPTLLAALQDEKAAMENIKETAGKLLPELNLVASHETALESSSIGSRSDTARIGLTLSVPFYQQGSVYSQVREAKQTAAEKRMDMEQARRNVVESAKTGWEGLVTARARIQSFLAQIRAAEVALDGVQREASVGSRTVLDVLDAEQELLDAKVSLVRAQRDELVAVYELKQALGDLTAEKLALDTGVYDPTVHYDEVRDAWIGTSSVGDIDDMEKVDND; translated from the coding sequence ATGAATTTGAGAAAAAACTTTCTGGTAGGCGTTGCGCTTGGAGCATTGACGCTCAGTACTCAAGCGAATGCAGAAACCCTACGAGAAGCGCTTGTTAAAGCTTATCTCAACAATCCGTCTCTGAATTCAGAACGTGCAAGTGTGCGCGCAACGGATGAGGGGGTGTCGCAAGCTTTGGCGAATTGGCGCCCGGATGTTTCCTGGTCGGGTTCAGCTTATCGTTCACAAAATGAAAATAACGCAAGAATTGGTGATCAGCGCAAACAAACACTCACACCGCTGTCCAGTACCTTTAGTGTGACACAACCAATTTTTCGTGGTTTTCAGACAATCGCTGCGACAGATGAGGCCGAAGCCAACGTAATGGCCGCGCGCTATAACCTGCTGGAAACGGAACAAACGGTTCTGTTTGATGCGGTAACAGCTTATTCCAACATTGTGCGCGACATTGCTGTTTTGGAATTGAATAAAAACAACGAACAGGTTTTGCGCCGCCAGTTTGAAGCAACAACAGACCGCTTTGAAGTCGGTGAACTGACCCGTACGGATGTCAGTCAGGCCAAAGCCCGTTTTGCAAAATCAACAGCTGATCGCATTCAGTCCGAAGGGGATTTGGAAGCTGCACGTGCTGTTTATGAAAATGTGATTGGTGAGGTGGCAACCAAGCCGCTTCCATCACCTTTGCCAAGCGATATTCCAAATACGATTGAAGAAGCCATTGATCGCGCCCTGAAAAATAACCCCACATTGTTGGCGGCTCTTCAGGATGAAAAAGCGGCAATGGAAAATATTAAGGAAACAGCAGGTAAGCTTTTGCCTGAATTGAATCTGGTTGCAAGCCATGAGACGGCGTTGGAGTCATCAAGCATTGGTAGTCGTTCTGATACGGCTAGAATCGGCCTGACTCTTTCTGTACCGTTTTATCAACAGGGCAGTGTGTATTCACAGGTGCGTGAAGCCAAGCAAACTGCGGCTGAAAAACGTATGGATATGGAACAAGCCCGCCGTAATGTGGTTGAAAGTGCCAAAACGGGGTGGGAAGGGCTTGTAACAGCGCGAGCGCGTATCCAGTCTTTCCTGGCGCAGATTCGTGCAGCGGAAGTTGCTTTGGATGGTGTGCAGCGTGAAGCCTCTGTTGGCTCACGGACCGTTCTTGATGTTCTTGATGCCGAACAGGAATTGCTGGATGCAAAAGTAAGCCTTGTTCGTGCGCAACGTGATGAGCTGGTTGCTGTGTATGAACTTAAGCAGGCTTTGGGCGATCTAACTGCTGAGAAGCTTGCTTTGGATACAGGGGTTTATGATCCAACAGTTCATTACGATGAAGTTCGTGATGCATGGATTGGTACTTCTTCCGTCGGCGATATTGACGACATGGAAAAAGTAGATAACGATTAA
- a CDS encoding DUF2497 domain-containing protein, giving the protein MSEENTEAAEDGAEPSMEDILASIRRILSEDEEEEGAATEAAAAPEPAPEPEPEPMPEPEPEPEPEPMPEPEPEPEPEPEPEPEPEPEPIPEPEPEPEPMPEPEPEPVIELEEPEPEPEPEPVFEPEPEPEPEPIVEDLDIDDDILDLTSDMMIDEPEPVFEPEPTPVTASAVADRIVSPPTADASTDVLSELAKAILDQRDVAVGTRDITLEGLTREMLRPLLKEWLDRNLPYLIERLVKKEIDIMINRAERLED; this is encoded by the coding sequence ATGAGTGAAGAAAATACAGAAGCAGCAGAAGACGGCGCAGAACCGTCAATGGAGGACATTCTTGCCTCTATCAGGCGCATTCTGTCTGAAGATGAGGAAGAAGAGGGTGCTGCAACTGAAGCTGCTGCTGCTCCAGAACCTGCTCCTGAGCCCGAACCAGAACCAATGCCCGAGCCTGAGCCGGAACCCGAACCTGAACCAATGCCTGAACCAGAGCCGGAGCCGGAGCCCGAACCTGAACCAGAGCCGGAGCCCGAACCTGAACCGATTCCTGAGCCGGAACCCGAACCGGAACCAATGCCTGAGCCCGAGCCCGAGCCTGTCATTGAGTTAGAAGAACCCGAGCCTGAGCCAGAACCGGAACCTGTGTTTGAGCCCGAGCCGGAACCCGAACCAGAGCCAATCGTCGAAGATTTGGATATTGATGATGATATCCTTGATCTGACATCGGATATGATGATTGACGAACCGGAACCTGTGTTTGAGCCGGAACCAACACCTGTTACAGCATCTGCTGTTGCAGATCGAATCGTCTCACCTCCAACCGCAGATGCATCAACCGATGTGTTGTCAGAACTGGCAAAAGCCATTCTGGATCAGCGCGACGTTGCTGTGGGGACACGTGATATCACGCTGGAAGGTTTGACACGTGAAATGCTGCGCCCGCTTTTGAAAGAATGGCTGGATCGTAACCTGCCATATCTGATTGAGCGCTTGGTGAAGAAAGAAATCGACATCATGATCAACCGCGCAGAACGTCTGGAAGACTAA